One window of the Microplitis demolitor isolate Queensland-Clemson2020A chromosome 10, iyMicDemo2.1a, whole genome shotgun sequence genome contains the following:
- the LOC103570464 gene encoding uncharacterized protein LOC103570464: MMASLLQACALFLLISICRADKPTIEPSDPVVVINEGDELVITCHSSDGIEFYTDLDNPHEASVKVDELGLTEKSFSRGIRKSSAVIGDGGWYGCANKDVKVDPSHHDQEDVTWIYVIVKSKKPLMEPKGSTISLTEGGRLFIKCSSNQQMTFYTNLDHPEKATEIIGEEKAIGDSIFTQSLEKKTVVPEDSGWYGCAANDVIVDPENFDQLEVKWVYVSVKPKKPPMDPSGPILNLNEGEELILECRSYEDMSFYSVLDNPGQESQSTQENSAIFEGAHTAALKKKSVVPGDSGWYGCAYSDVKVDTSNRDQPEVNWINVIVKPKV; the protein is encoded by the exons ATGATGGCATCTCTACTTCAAGCTTgtgctttatttttattaatatccaTATGTCGAG cTGATAAACCAACAATAGAACCGTCGGATCCAGTTGTCGTTATAAATGAAGGCGATGAGTTGGTTATTACTTGTCATAGTTCTGATGGCATAGAATTTTACACTGATCTAGATAATCct cACGAAGCTTCTGTGAAAGTTGACGAATTAGGATTAAcagaaaaatcattttcacGTGGTATTAGAAAATCATCAGCAGTTATTGGTGATGGCGGATGGTACGGTTGCGCAAATAAGGATGTCAAAGTTGATCCAAGCCATCATGATCAAGAAGATGTCACTTGGATTTACGTGATTGtcaaat CTAAAAAACCTCTGATGGAACCGAAAGGTTCTACGATCTCATTGACTGAAGGTGGCCGATTGTTTATCAAATGCAGCAGTAATCAACAAATGACTTTTTACACTAATTTAGATCACCCT gaaaaagCCACTGAAATTATTGGAGAAGAAAAAGCAATAGGTGACAGCATATTCACACAaagtcttgaaaaaaaaacagttgtTCCAGAGGATAGTGGATGGTACGGGTGTGCAGCCAATGACGTCATAGTTGATCCAGAGAACTTCGATCAACTGGAAGTCAAATGGGTTTACGTCAGCGttaaac CTAAAAAACCCCCAATGGATCCATCAGGCCCAATTCTTAATCTAAATGAAGGCGAAGAATTGATTCTTGAATGCCGAAGTTATGAAGACATGTCTTTTTACTCTGTCCTAGATAATCCt ggCCAAGAGTCTCAAAGTACTCAAGAAAATTCTGCAATCTTTGAGGGTGCCCATACTGCCGCTTTAAAAAAGAAGTCAGTAGTCCCGGGTGATAGTGGATGGTATGGTTGTGCATACAGTGACGTAAAAGTTGATACAAGTAATCGCGATCAACCGGAGGTTAATTGGATTAATGTTATCGTTAaac cTAAAGTTTGA